In Drosophila nasuta strain 15112-1781.00 chromosome 2R, ASM2355853v1, whole genome shotgun sequence, a single genomic region encodes these proteins:
- the LOC132784792 gene encoding modular serine protease, with protein sequence MFKLVRSKSMKSKYFAARFLCIFLVLFSIHTKSADAACTQTQFECENGSCISQFEVCNGVKNCPDGTDETALNCISQRQHCSKPYFQCSYGACVIGTAACNGVKECADGSDETVLRCGTEDDKREFDRTLQGNCQHDEIKCPSGICIDKFRYLCDGNDDCGDGTGFDESVTMCGHQECPGYSFKCASGSCISNQLVCDGKINCFDGSDEAPLLCNTTAATAPKLPSIPASQPHHLACPLPDGDERPILTNGQGQVLTPPIIRQTVKFRCNRGYFLEGEETGYCANGKWSLSVVPKCVKYCDSKRDEYGNAKDLINGYSTNATCSVHGEIADCNQRYHPPGTVIKFICATGFQTLKTSLPEMKCMRGGYWNRYRERCDQECGQIATPVKQFSANGHSIGVAVVPWHVGLYSELNERGFTFLCGGSLLTPDIVITAAHCVFNEVASEPYSEEIFRVVAAKLYRGYTDETEYDNRRRVNQIVVASNYKGREDNFFNDLAMIILDVPYRLSAVIRPVCVHFYGYAEKETINNNVHGKFAGWNFKDRRELQFVPAQSQMNSVCKDKLRDIGLDKFCMYTLGQSLACHGDSGGGFTVERRTDAFSRDPLRHFLYGIISSAPNAGQCAESLTTLTNIQHFEGLITKAINHSVYTRS encoded by the exons ATGTTTAAACTAGTACGATCGAAAAGTATGAAGTCGAAATACTTTGCAGCACGATTTCTGTGCATCTTCTTAGTTTTATTTAGCATCCATACGA AATCAGCAGATGCTGCCTGCACACAAACTCAGTTCGAATGCGAGAATGGCAGCTGCATCTCACAATTTGAGGTGTGCAATGGAGTCAAGAACTGTCCAGATGGCACCGATGAAACTGCATTGAACTGCATCTCACAGAGACAACATTGCTCTAAGCCGTATTTCCAGTGCAGCTATGGAGCATGTGTGATTGGCACCGCAGCCTGCAACGGAGTCAAGGAGTGTGCCGATGGCTCAGATGAAACAGTGCTGCGATGTGGCACCGAGGATGACAAGCGGGAGTTTGATCGCACGCTCCAAGGCAATTGCCA gCATGATGAAATAAAATGTCCTTCTGGCATTTGTATTGACAAATTTCGCTATCTGTGCGATGGCAACGATGATTGTGGCGATGGCACTGGCTTTGATGAATCTGTGACCATGTGTGGCCATCAAGAGTGTCCTGGCTATTCCTTCAAATGCGCCTCGGGCAGTTGCATTTCCAATCAGCTTGTTTGCGATggcaaaattaattgcttcGATGGCTCCGATGAGGCGCCGTTGCTTTGCAATACCACAGCAGCCACGGCACCCAAGCTGCCATCGATTCCAGCGTCGCAACCGCATCACTTGGCATGTCCGCTGCCCGATGGCGATGAGCGTCCCATATTAACCAATGGTCAGGGTCAGGTGTTGACACCGCCCATCATCAGGCAGACGGTGAAGTTCAGATGCAATCGTGGCTACTTTCTGGAGGGTGAGGAGACCGGTTACTGTGCCAATGGCAAGTGGAGTTTGTCCGTGGTGCCCAAATGCGTAA AATACTGCGATTCCAAGCGGGATGAATATGGCAATGCCAAGGATCTCATCAATGGCTATTCCACCAATGCCACTTGCTCTGTGCACGGCGAAATCGCTGATTGCAATCAACGCTATCATCCGCCAGGCACTGTGATCAAATTCATTTGTGCCACAGGTTTCCAAACGCTCAAGACCTCGCTGCCGGAGATGAAGTGCATGCGTGGTGGCTATTGGAATCGTTATCGTGAGCGCTGCGATCAGGAATGTGGACAGATTGCCACGCCTGTGAAGCAGTTCTCAGCGAATGGACATTCAAttggcgttgctgttgttcccTGGCATGTGGGTCTCTACTCCGAGTTGAATGAGCGTGGTTTCACCTTCCTTTGCGGCGGTTCGCTGCTCACGCCTGACATTGTCATCACGGCTGCTCATTGCGTCTTCAATGAGGTGGCCTCGGAACCTTACTCCGAGGAGATCTTTCGTGTGGTGGCCGCAAAGTTGTACAGAGGTTACACTGATGAAACGGAGTATGACAACAGGCGACGCGTAAATCAGATTGTTGTGGCATC TAACTACAAAGGCAGAGAGGATAATTTCTTCAATGACTTGGCCATGATAATACTGGATGTGCCCTATCGCCTGAGTGCTGTTATACGACCCGTTTGTGTGCACTTTTACGGTTATGCTGAGAAGGAGACCATCAATAACAATGTGCACGGCAAATTTGCCGGATGGAACTTCAAGGATCGACGTGAGCTGCAGTTTGTCCCAGCGCAATCGCAAATGAATTCCGTTTGTAAAGACAAATTGAGGGATATTGGCCTCGATAAGTTCTGCATGTACACTTTGGGTCAATCGTTGGCCTGTCACGGCGACAGTGGTGGAGGTTTCACTGTGGAGCGGCGTACAGATGCCTTCTCCCGGGATCCTTTAAGGCATTTTTTGTATGGCATCATAAGCAGTGCACCAAATGCTGGGCAATGTGCCGAGAGTTTGACAACACTCACGAATATTCAACACTTTGAGGGACTCATCACGAAAGCCATAAATCATAGTGTCTATACTCGATCTtaa
- the LOC132785152 gene encoding uncharacterized protein LOC132785152, giving the protein MCLTNNKFVWCFILITAFVTITICADTAICTSHFKNNTEKLISKNDSDALNEYWPQLVKEVEISKQLKVSPDLEEIKNDLLLALKSAFPKNTIGIDLFGSRMTGVGNENSDIDIHVQLGEINNYY; this is encoded by the exons ATGTGCTTAACTAATAACAAGTTTGTTTGGTGTTTCATACTAATAACGGCATTTGTAACCATTACTATATGTGCAGATACCGcg ATCTGCACTTCACATTTTAAGAACAACACCGAAAAATTGATTTCGAAAAATGATTCAG ATGCATTAAATGAATATTGGCCACAGTTGGTAAAAGAAGTTGAGATATCCAAGCAGCTGAAAGTGTCTCCAGATTTGgaggaaattaaaaatgatctGCTATTGGCTCTTAAATCGGCATTTCCAAAAAACACAATTGGTATTGATTTATTTGGATCACGTATGACTGGAGTTGGGAATGAAAATTCTGATATAGATATTCATGTGCAACTTGGTGAGATTAATAACTATTATTAA